The Acinonyx jubatus isolate Ajub_Pintada_27869175 chromosome A2, VMU_Ajub_asm_v1.0, whole genome shotgun sequence genomic sequence CCCGACTCGGGAGCCGCCGCTGCGGAAACAGCCCGCAAACCCACCGCACCAGGCTCCCTCCCACTGTAAGGACACCAAAAGGGTGAGAGGCTGGTGGCCGGCCAACGAGGCGCTCTTATTACTCATTCTGCAACCTGGCCATATTTATCTTCCTAAAAACTCTTCCACGTCACTGCCTTTTGGAGGTCTTCCCAAGGGTCTGGGAAGCGGGCTTCAGCCTTCCTTACATTCTCACCTGCCAGAAAATTGGCCTCCTCACAGGAGCCCCAAACACCCTCTGCTTCAGGATCTTTGTTCAACAGTTGGCCGAGAGAATAGGTCTGTTTTCAGCTTAAGTCCCGGATTCTCAGCGtgtaaacttgggcaagttactttattTACCTCTCTGTCCCTGTTTCCTGACTTCTAAAATTGAATAGTGGTACCAAATTTCATAAGGTTATCACGAATATTAAATGGAGTCAATGTGTTACTACTAAGACCTCCTGGCACTTCAGAAGAGTTCGGTAAATGTGCATCCCATCGTGCTCCGCAAATCCCAGCAGCCCTCTTTGTTCAGCATTGGCTTCAAGGGACCTTCCCAGCCCTCAAGGCCCCGGTCCCCCCCGCTGCAAAACTTCAGGTCTTGCTAGGACTCCTTCAGTAAGTACTTGCACACACAGGCACCTCTTGACAGTGTATTCCTGGGATGAAGGGCAGCAGGGCACCTAATCCGCTTTCAGGCAGGATAATAGGGCACATGATCCACTTCCAGGCGTTTGATCTGCAAGCCCTGGAAAATAAGACTGTCTGCTCACCATATCCCTAGTGGTTAATCCATAGGGGgttaaacacttgaaaaaaatgaatgagatgcAGCAGAGAAGTTATCTGCTCAAACTTCCAGCCTGGCTGTTTTACCAAAATGAAGTTCCCTTAGGAGGCTGAAATTAGGAGTGGAGATGCCCTGTACTAAGGTCATCGCTAACCATGTACAGCTAAAAGAGAACCCTTTGTAGAACTGTCAGCTGACACGCCAGGGAACAATAATGTTGCGCTCCCCTTACTTTTTACCAAGTGTCACATTCTCAGCACATGTTTGAAATCAGGTAGCAAGTTCTTCCCCTGCAAGCCCTAACATCCCACGGGCCAAAGAGCCTAGGCCAAACCATTTTTCCTTAACTTTTAGGCTTCAAAGAATCTAACTCAGCAGGCTCTGCTGTGTGGCAACTAACTAGAGTGGGGTACCCTAGGCAGAATATGAATCTGGGGCTTAACATAATTTGGGCTGAGCTTCTTCAAAGAGGTAGAAAAtggaagggggtgaggggggaaagTGGACACCAAAACCATTCCACAAAACTAAAATGACCTTAGTCCTGTGGTGGCCAGTAGCTGAAGGAGAGTGAAACCAAAGCCACCTGAGGTCAAAGCTACACTTCTGCATTATGTAGGAATAAAGgcaaaatcaaaatgcaaaaccattttatttctcacactcacacacaggaaGGTCTGAGGGCAAAAAAGCTTTTTCATCTAAAAGGAGCTCTCAGGGGCACCcagctgtctcagtcagtagggcatgtgactcttgatcttgcgattgtgagttcaagccccatcttgggtacagagattacttaaaaaataaaatcttaagggacacctaggtggctcagtcagtggagcatccgacttcagctcaggtcatgatctcacggtttgtgggttcaagccctacgttagactgtgtgctggcagtgcagagtcggcttgggatcctttctgtgtccctctcctttgctgcccctcccccacttgtgccatctttcaaaataaaaaaataataaactttcaaaataaatataatcttaaaaCAAGCTCCTCCCATCCTCACAAGCAGGGCAAGAGTGGAGCCCTAAGTGGTCAACTCTATAATAAACAACTAAAGGGGCATCATGGAACAGAAGTATGACCAATAAAGAGaaatctgaaggaaaagcaagaaaagatacaggaatttaaatttcacatgacACTTTCTagcggtgtgaccttgggcaagtccaaCCACCTGTTGTCTCTATTAGTTTTGAGGATCTGATGTGGCCTCATGCCATGTCCTTCTGAAATCACATACTACATTTCAGCACACTGAGAATAAGCAACATATTCCAGCTCTTTATCATCCTGAGCCAAGGAAAGCCATGAGCTCAGGAAGCGCTTCCATGGTTGGGACTGCTACTAAGCTCAATCGCTCTCCTGCCAGGCCAGCATCACTATTCAGCTCCTGCTTATTTCAGGGATATTCCAGCTGAAGTGGTTGTGCTTCTACAGCTGCATTTGCCTCTTCCGGTTGACCCTGACATCAATGTGACGTCTGAAAATACTCGGTTAAATTGTGATGGGACATTTAAATGGCTAATTTATAACAAGTggagttttggggggttttgcTACAAAAGGTTACTTTCTCTTAAGAGACCCTCTGCTTAATACAACCACACCATCTGTATCTTGGGGAAAGGTTTGGAGTTCTCGCGCCTGGCAAATACTTCATGGACACGGTCCTATACTTACCACACCTCCTTTCTGCTGGTGACTGTGGACCTAAGTTATAGCCTGGCAGGGAGGCATGGAGAAATGTGTGACTCAACGTTTTAGTGtagctcagcaaatatttactgaacacactCTAAATTCCAGGGACTGTGGATACAAACCTGAATAAATATCACATGGTCCCAGCTTTGACGGAGCTGATAGTTCAGTGGGAAAAGATCTGTAAACAAGCCATTACAATGCAACatgataaacaaaatgaagatataaaatacaaaaataaaaaatatgcgaGGCCAGACACAGCTTCAAAGGAGATGTTGCATGAGCACGTTCACAAGTGACAAAGGGGAGCTTCCCaggcaagcagaaggaaggatatTGAGGCAATAAAAACAGGATGTGCAAAAGGTGCCAAAGCTGAGTCCAGCAGTGATGGGGAATCACGGAATTTGCACAATGGAACAGCATGCAATGCAGGGAATGGCACCTGAGGATGATGATGTAGGCATGGGCCAACATAGGAGCCTTATGTGCCTTTTAAGGGGCTAGAATATTCTGAGGTAACAGCAGCACTGCTAGTTGTGTCTTTCAAAGACCATCAAGAAGAAATGTGAAAGACGGCCTAGTGGGGTAACTGGAAGACTGACTGGGAAAATAGGAAAATGGTCTAGGAAATAAACTGGGGAGTGGACTAAAGCAGTAGCAATGGAAATGGCTTTGAGATTTAGGAGATGTAAGCAGGATACAGTGGCTGCTTGGATACGAAGACTGAGTACAAGATTGACAGAGGGGGCATTTCCAGGATTTGGGGCCAAGCTAGAGTAAGTAGGCACATGGTTGGCCAGCGAATGAGAGAATTTTGCCAGgagcaaatatttgcaagtgTGAGAATATGGGATAAGGAGAGCGGAAAGATGACaagttcctttccttcctgttttcccaGGAAGTGAAAATGGTACCAAAAAATGgtaccattttaaaaaagagttgtgtctattctctttttaaaaacctttcgaACAAAAAGTTGGGAGATGTCTCATCCTTagatttcccatttcttccttaaGAAAACTCTCCCAATTCTCTCTAATCTCAAGACTCTAAAGATAGTAGTGTATAAATATTCTAAACACCTACATAACCCAGGAAGTTGCTAAAGTTTCTGGTGGGCAAAgtttgattaaaatatattaattcaacaaatatttattacacatttactatgtgccagcaaTGAATTCTTTAGCGTTATTTTCACTTAGTACAAATACATCAATATTTCCTTTCAATAATGTAATTTTTCATGAACATGAAGTTTTAACAGGGTTATTTTTGTCCATAAAGCATTGATTTACTCAATTATTAGTTGCCCTGTGGCAGGTTTTGAAAACATACTCTTCACAGCTAGAGAGGAAGAGTGATATTTCTGCCACGTTCCTATTCATGGTAATTAATAGCTCAAACCACTACTTACAAGACAGTtgctctggaaaaaaattaatactgagTTCTAAGTAACCAACCATTCCAGAATCAactgactttgtttttaagtcattattttaaaactgtataaaCTTCAGAGCATAGAAACTCTTCCAAATACCAGACAACGGCTATCCTCACCTCATCTCTCAGAGCTCAAGCTCTGGGTAGCAGTGAAGAACATGAAAGGGAGtaaggaaataaagggaaaaaaaacatgccttctctcttaaaagaataaaataccatcATAGTCAGTGGCTAACTGTGCTGTCTCAACATTCAAGGATTTGAAAAAGAGGTAATTCTCTCTAGAATACTTTCCAAATGTATCCCATGACAGTGTTTCCCTAATTACACCTAACCTGCAGGGAAGGGTAAAATATCCAAGAATAAGATAGTgccaataaaaatggaaacatctgAAACCTAACTAATCTGTTTATAGCTACCAATGGCATAATTAAATGAAACCTAGCCCTCCCTGCTACAATGACCAACATTCTCTTAAGGACTGGTCCGGGCAGCCCTGAATGCAGCCAACCTAAAAGGCTGTCTTTAGCACCAATGGTTTCCCCTCCCTAAACACCCATGAACAGTTGTTTGGACGTTGTCCCTCAGCACCAGCAGCCTAGCACATACTATGTCCCTCCTGGGTAAGTCAGTGTTCCTCTGGGACAAAGTTTGGACCTTCCTCTTCCTGGCCCTCTGAGCAGATCTGACTCCCTTTCCAAACTGGCATCACTCAAGAGAAGTTTCTCTTGACCTCCTACTTCCACTTTAGCCCCAAATTGCCTTCCATCTTGAAAGGATCAGGAACGATCTCCCTCACCCCAAGAAAAGCCTCCTTCACTAACATATCTGTAGACATAAGCCCAGTGCTTGCCACATACGCccttatttgttgaatgaatgaataagggttctttgttttcccttattTCCGCCTCTCCTTCATGAGACCCCGTCTACAGATCGCATGTTGAAAGCAGCCTCAGATACCTGGAGGCTACTTAGCACTACCTCAGAACTCTTGCCACTTTCACACTGAATGTTTGGGAAAGCACCTCAGCCTACTGGCCAGAGAACACAGGTCACAAGCCGggaaggtggggcaggggtgcagtAGGGGAAACACAAGTGCTAACTTAACAATGGCACCTCAAGGTATGAAAGTCACAAGGAGAAGTGGCAAGCAGCAAAGGTTCATCTGAAAAGCAGGGAACTTCCTTTCTACCCTGAATTCCCAGATGCCCAGCTGTAGGCTCTGCATTCTCCAAGCTCCCGCCTCCGTAACTGGAAATACTCTTCTGAGTGTAACAGTCGGTGCTCCCTCCAGGAAATGTACCTGCCCGCCCTGGCCCCAGCCAGATTCCTAGTCACTATTTCTAGAGAAGCTGTCATAACCTGAATGCCAGGGTTATTCACCATTGTGAAGTTTCTGATGTCTGAAAAGGACTGAACTATGTCTGAAGAATTTTCCACATTCAATGCATTCATAAGGCTTCTCACCAGTGTGAATTCTGTAATGTTCACTAAGGTGTGCATACTTGCGGAAAGTTTTCTCGCACTCGCTACATTTATAGAGCTTCTCACCAGTGTGTGTTCTGTGATGTTCAGTAAGAGATGAGCTATGAgcaaaggctttcccacattctttacatttatagggcttctctccagtatgaattctcatATGCTGAGTGAGGCAGGTATTCTGATTAAAGCCCTTCCCACATTCATTGCACTTATAGGGTTTTTCTCCAGTGTGACTTCTCTGATGCCGAATGAGGCAAATGCTCTGAATGAAGGCTTTACCACATTCACTGCATTTGTAGGGTCTCTCCcctgtatgaattctctgatgtttaGTGAGTGGGGTGCTCTGAGTAAATGCTTTGCCACATTCCTTACACTTATAaggtttttctccagtatgaattcgCTGGTGTTTAATAAGGGATGGGCTCTGACAAAAGGCTttgccacattccttacatttatagggtttctctccagtatgaattctctgatgctgAGAGAGGTTTGCCTTTGTTTGAAAAGTTTTCCCACATTCATCGCATTTATGGGGTTTTTccccagtgtgaattctctggtGTTGTGTAAGATTTGAGTGTTTACGAAAAGAAGAGCCACATTCATTGCATAAATAAGGTTTCTCACCAGTGTGAATCCTCTGATGATGAATGAGGTGTGTGTTCTGATTGAATGCCTTCCCACATCgattacatttgtaaggtttctctccagtgtgaattcgCTGATGTTCAGTGAGATGTGAATGATTGCGGAAGGaattcccacattcattacatttataaggtttctctccagtatggattctCTGATGCTGAGTAAGAAACGACCGACACCGAAATGTTTTCCCACACTGCTCACATCCATATGGTTTTACTCCAGTGTGAATTCTTTGATGTTGAACAAGGAAGGAGCTACgactaaaggctttcccacattcctcaCATGCATAGGGCCTCTCTCCAGTATGAGTCCTCTGATGCTGGGTAAGGGATGAGCTCTGAGTAAAAgtttttccacattcattacattcccAAGGCTTTTTCTGTGTAGAGAGGGTTGGACATTTACTCTGGTCTGAAATCTCATTGGTGTGTATGCTACTTGTCTCCCACTGATGTAGGCTCTCTTGTGTAGAAACCCTGAGATGTGTAACAAAGCTTGAAGTCAAAAGTAAGCTTCTCTCAAAATTATATTCTTGGCTAATCATTTCAGGAGATGCTTCCTTGTGGATAAAAGTTATTCCCCCAAAACCTCCTTCTTTGAAAAGACATGATCCAGGAACCTCTCCAGAAGGGTTTTCCTTCATGCTCTCACATGcatatttttctccaaatgtaGAATCCTGGTATGCATCGTCTTGTAATCTCTTTGCTACTATCCCTGGTGAATCAATTTCAGAGACATCCTGCTCTGGAACAGACTTGCTCATCAAATCTGAAAGAAGACATCAGAATGAATATCTCTCGTGCAGGCCAGAGGGGAAGCCCCTGAAGTTACAGGGGCCTAATTCTGACGTGACTCAATAATGGCATATAAGGGCCAATAAAAGCAAGTAGAGCAAGTAATTCAATTACAAGTGGTGGAAGAGATCTGTGTTAGGGTAAGGTGACCACCATTAATAAGGTACCCCAcagaagaggaagtgagagagccagagacagtaGAAATACAGGGAAAACGATGAAGATCAGGGCGTGGTTTGTATTCAGTGTGGACCATGGGCGAATGGACAAGCGAATGCTGGAAAGGAGACAAAATGAGTACTGGGGAAAGTTGGTCCCAGGAGACGCTCACCCACATCTTCCCCAATGTCCCCCCAACATCCCTAAAATACAGGGTAATCTTCCTTCCTGAGCTTCGGTCACTTTCTCTTGTACAATGTCCAAAGTCCCGCTGTCTGTCCCCCTGGTTTTCCCTTTTGCTCACTCACCTGGACAAACCTCTCTTCCGAGCTCTTGCTCTTCAGCTCCTTGCAtattcaacatccacaaatcttCTCTTTGCTTTGATAGGAAAACACTTCAGAGTTGGAAAACTGGGAGCCCTGctcatagggggaaaaaaggtgggggaggggatatcACTGTCCCAGTAAAcaggaaaatgaggaagaatgGTTGCCTAGGAACACTACTAACTGACACAAAATGTCTAGATAGCAGAGTGACTGCATCAGCACAAATTGCAGTGGGCTTCCAGCCTTCCAGCTTCACAAATTCCATTGGTCAGCTGTATAAAAAGTGACGGCCAGACTGACACATTAGCAAACACTCAAGCGCTGGATGAATAAATCAGAATGATACCTATGAAGTGGATGGAAGTATTCACGTTAATTAGTGCCCTGTCTTTATATACAACAATCCATATAAAAAGTCAATATAATCAAAAGTTGCACAGGGAAATGACTCCACAGTAAAGCTAATGCTTTGAAGTCTGACCCACTCATCTCCACTATATGCTATGGAGCTGGACAGTAGTGAGGGAACTCTATTTGTACAACTTGAAAGTATACTGATTGCCCTTTCTTCTAGAGGTCAGATCAACTAAACAGTTTCTCTTCAGGCACAGCTCAACATGAAGAGTGTAGGCTGcagtttaaaagggaaaaaaattcatttaaattgtgaaataatttttcacttagaaaaaaaaattgcaaaaatagtacagtttCTCATGTTTGTAATATTTAATCACAACTGTTCATCCAAAAATGTCTCTCCATATAATCCTGAAGTGAAAAGAAGAATCTGCAGCATTATTtcaaggaaaaaggaagacagagagatgaTTTTACCATAACCGAGTGCTCAAAACACATGTATGCATGGCACAAGTCTACTGAAATACATAAGGCTGGTACTGTGGTATTCTCATCCAAAGCCTGTGGCTCTGTGCTAAATTTTAAAGGTTTAAGAGGATTCTATCTGGGATTTCCTGATCCTATTCTATAAGAGGGGCATAGAAAGAACCCACAACACAATCCTATAGAGAACCATGAAGTAGAGTGGGGTTTCAGTACAATCAGAGGTAAACAGTGAAGAAAAAGTCAGACGTGCCCTGACCTGCCCAGAACTTACATTACAGCTGGACAAAGACGTTAAAGTGTAGTTACAATTATGGGAATTACAAAAGTAGAAATATGAGATGCTGGAATGTAGAGCAGAGGGGCCCTGATGTAGTCTGGGAAAGAAAGCCTCgctgaaaaagagataaaaaggaatgagacaGGTAAGGACAGAAGAGAATATACCAGAGATATGAAACGATACACAAAAGGAATCCTGCTCAgtactttggaaaaatgaaaaagagatccAGTAAGACAAATTATTAAGCACAAAAATAAGACATGAAGCCTGAGGCAAGAAAAAGCCAGATCAAATCCAAccctgaaaaacattttaaggaattTATCTGAAAGTGAGTAGAAAGCCACAAAAGGAATATGAAAAGGTTTGGGGG encodes the following:
- the LOC106969059 gene encoding zinc finger protein 502 isoform X2, whose product is MLNMQGAEEQELGREVCPDLMSKSVPEQDVSEIDSPGIVAKRLQDDAYQDSTFGEKYACESMKENPSGEVPGSCLFKEGGFGGITFIHKEASPEMISQEYNFERSLLLTSSFVTHLRVSTQESLHQWETSSIHTNEISDQSKCPTLSTQKKPWECNECGKTFTQSSSLTQHQRTHTGERPYACEECGKAFSRSSFLVQHQRIHTGVKPYGCEQCGKTFRCRSFLTQHQRIHTGEKPYKCNECGNSFRNHSHLTEHQRIHTGEKPYKCNRCGKAFNQNTHLIHHQRIHTDFCPPSREGSRRQTSVACVPNSLSLGKKTKPDVTNSVK
- the LOC106969059 gene encoding zinc finger protein 502 isoform X1, encoding MLNMQGAEEQELGREVCPDLMSKSVPEQDVSEIDSPGIVAKRLQDDAYQDSTFGEKYACESMKENPSGEVPGSCLFKEGGFGGITFIHKEASPEMISQEYNFERSLLLTSSFVTHLRVSTQESLHQWETSSIHTNEISDQSKCPTLSTQKKPWECNECGKTFTQSSSLTQHQRTHTGERPYACEECGKAFSRSSFLVQHQRIHTGVKPYGCEQCGKTFRCRSFLTQHQRIHTGEKPYKCNECGNSFRNHSHLTEHQRIHTGEKPYKCNRCGKAFNQNTHLIHHQRIHTGEKPYLCNECGSSFRKHSNLTQHQRIHTGEKPHKCDECGKTFQTKANLSQHQRIHTGEKPYKCKECGKAFCQSPSLIKHQRIHTGEKPYKCKECGKAFTQSTPLTKHQRIHTGERPYKCSECGKAFIQSICLIRHQRSHTGEKPYKCNECGKGFNQNTCLTQHMRIHTGEKPYKCKECGKAFAHSSSLTEHHRTHTGEKLYKCSECEKTFRKYAHLSEHYRIHTGEKPYECIECGKFFRHSSVLFRHQKLHNGE
- the LOC106969059 gene encoding zinc finger protein 502 isoform X3; translated protein: MLNMQGAEEQELGREVCPDLMSKSVPEQDVSEIDSPGIVAKRLQDDAYQDSTFGEKYACESMKENPSGEVPGSCLFKEGGFGGITFIHKEASPEMISQEYNFERSLLLTSSFVTHLRVSTQESLHQWETSSIHTNEISDQSKCPTLSTQKKPWECNECGKTFTQSSSLTQHQRTHTGERPYACEECGKAFSRSSFLVQHQRIHTGVKPYGCEQCGKTFRCRSFLTQHQRIHTGEKPYKCNECGNSFRNHSHLTEHQRIHTGEKPYKCNRCGKAFNQNTHLIHHQRIHTDFCPPSREGSRRQTSVACVPNSLSLGYCDLYILLRRG